A section of the Vicinamibacterales bacterium genome encodes:
- a CDS encoding winged helix-turn-helix domain-containing protein — protein MHDPSVRPQHVTFGPFELSVRSGELRKGSTRLRVPDQSIEILKALVEHPGELVTREQLRERLWPANTFVDFEHGLNAAIRRLREALGDSADSPHYIETLPRRGYRFIGSIEGVPASVAVLQASGSIEQPSAEQRVEPPERTLVHIGRLTTGQLARIALIVLTVAIGLYFMARGGDRPAAALKSIPVTSLPGSEVDPSLSPEGNTVAFAWDGESEDNFDIYVKRLDVGAGQQRLTTNAAEDRAPAWSPNGNRIAFVRRSGRNAVAIVLPSSGGAEQELTGITGLMSGLSWTADGKFLLFVGRDASGTRSAVFIYSLESGERRQLTRWTSYEPTLVLDAAPAISPDGKHLAFIVRSSVMIQQLDILRPVGEPTQLTHRGLVSSFAWAHDNSSIIYDIGGGAVGDTPEGLWRVPVAGGPPLPVFPNVRALSPSVDRNGRLVYQNRTSDTNIWRMPGPEQHHDAESGTGAIKFIASNKLDTQPQISPDGRRVVFVSTRSGYHELWLSNTDSPASARQLTHFEGPIVGSPQWSANGDWVAFDSTRSGSETIDTFNIWVVATDATAPRQITNDSWSNARPSWSHDGRWIYYSSQRSGDLQIWKIPTAGAEAVQVTKQGKVREALESPDGKHLYFATTTASKRPGISGAGSRQGPVCAAFRE, from the coding sequence ATGCACGATCCCTCTGTGCGGCCGCAGCACGTGACCTTCGGGCCGTTCGAGCTGAGTGTCCGCAGCGGCGAGCTTCGTAAGGGATCCACCCGCCTCAGAGTTCCCGATCAATCAATCGAGATTCTCAAAGCACTGGTCGAGCACCCCGGCGAGCTGGTCACTCGCGAGCAACTGCGTGAACGGTTGTGGCCCGCCAATACATTCGTCGACTTTGAGCACGGACTGAACGCCGCCATCAGACGACTGCGTGAGGCGCTGGGCGATTCAGCGGACTCGCCGCACTACATCGAGACGTTACCGCGTCGCGGGTATCGCTTCATCGGCTCAATCGAGGGCGTGCCGGCATCTGTCGCGGTGCTGCAAGCGTCGGGTTCGATCGAACAGCCGTCGGCCGAACAACGCGTCGAGCCTCCTGAGCGAACACTCGTTCACATCGGCCGACTGACAACCGGGCAACTGGCCCGCATTGCTCTCATCGTCCTGACGGTCGCGATCGGGCTCTACTTCATGGCTCGAGGCGGCGATCGCCCGGCCGCTGCGCTGAAGAGCATTCCCGTCACGAGCCTGCCGGGTTCCGAGGTCGATCCCAGCTTGTCCCCGGAAGGGAATACCGTCGCGTTCGCCTGGGATGGCGAATCGGAGGACAACTTCGATATCTACGTGAAGCGGTTGGACGTCGGTGCGGGGCAACAGCGGCTCACCACGAACGCTGCGGAGGACAGAGCCCCCGCCTGGTCGCCAAATGGTAACCGCATCGCGTTCGTGCGGCGCTCCGGCCGCAATGCGGTGGCGATTGTCCTGCCCAGTTCTGGAGGAGCCGAGCAAGAGCTGACCGGGATCACTGGTCTGATGAGCGGACTCTCGTGGACGGCGGATGGCAAGTTCCTACTCTTTGTCGGTCGCGACGCATCAGGGACGAGGTCCGCGGTTTTCATCTACTCGCTGGAGAGCGGTGAACGACGACAGCTGACGCGGTGGACGTCGTACGAACCGACTCTCGTCCTGGATGCTGCTCCCGCCATCTCGCCCGATGGCAAGCACCTGGCATTCATCGTTCGCTCGAGTGTCATGATCCAGCAACTCGACATCCTTCGACCTGTAGGAGAACCGACGCAACTCACACATCGCGGTTTGGTCTCCAGCTTCGCCTGGGCGCACGACAACAGCAGCATCATCTATGACATTGGCGGAGGAGCCGTGGGCGATACTCCGGAGGGCCTCTGGCGAGTACCCGTCGCGGGAGGCCCGCCACTGCCGGTGTTCCCCAACGTACGGGCATTGAGCCCGTCTGTCGACCGCAACGGAAGACTCGTTTATCAAAACAGGACGAGCGACACGAACATCTGGAGAATGCCCGGCCCAGAGCAACATCACGACGCGGAATCGGGGACGGGGGCAATAAAGTTCATCGCCTCCAATAAGCTCGACACGCAGCCCCAGATTTCGCCCGATGGAAGAAGGGTGGTCTTTGTTTCTACCCGATCGGGGTACCACGAGCTCTGGCTGTCGAACACCGACAGCCCGGCCTCGGCACGCCAACTGACCCACTTCGAGGGTCCGATCGTGGGAAGCCCGCAGTGGAGTGCCAACGGCGATTGGGTCGCCTTTGATTCAACTCGATCCGGCTCGGAGACGATCGACACATTCAACATCTGGGTGGTCGCCACTGACGCTACCGCACCACGCCAGATCACGAACGACTCCTGGAGCAACGCTCGGCCGTCGTGGTCGCACGACGGACGATGGATCTACTACTCGTCGCAACGTTCGGGCGATCTGCAAATCTGGAAAATCCCTACGGCGGGCGCTGAAGCAGTTCAGGTGACGAAGCAGGGAAAAGTTCGTGAAGCACTCGAATCCCCCGACGGCAAGCACCTGTACTTCGCGACGACGACCGCGTCGAAGCGACCTGGCATCTCGGGGGCGGGTTCTCGCCAAGGCCCAGTGTGTGCAGCATTTCGTGAATGA